A single window of Psychromonas ingrahamii 37 DNA harbors:
- a CDS encoding LysR substrate-binding domain-containing protein gives MNINNLAKIDLNLLVTLQILLEEESATRAANRLNLSPSALSKSLQRLRETLGDPLFVRNAHGLKPTAHALQFKSQLPAILQGLYQITLPPVFTPHTSHRQFSFAILESAYQTLLPSYIGPLLKQAPLITLDIYGWAEKSMQALLQGQIDFGITARDLHPTSDLRLNNLPEGINQSTLFTDQQICLVRVGHPILNTLEVGGWNMESYLQMSHVQVRCEGNDWWALDYHLAESGRHRHISSTLPDFYGAASVCAHSDLIFTLPSSFVAHAKKLYPLVQLPLPLTFSPLAYVLLWHKRNDDEPGHKWIRETICASIAQAMKA, from the coding sequence ATCAATATCAATAACCTTGCAAAGATTGATCTTAATCTTTTAGTTACCCTGCAAATTTTATTAGAAGAGGAGAGTGCTACCCGCGCTGCAAACCGTTTAAACTTGAGTCCATCGGCTTTAAGTAAAAGCCTGCAGCGCTTAAGAGAGACGCTGGGTGATCCTCTTTTTGTACGTAATGCACATGGATTAAAGCCGACAGCACATGCATTGCAGTTTAAATCACAATTACCCGCCATTTTACAAGGCCTGTACCAAATTACTCTGCCGCCCGTCTTTACGCCGCATACAAGCCACAGGCAATTTTCTTTTGCAATACTTGAAAGTGCTTATCAAACCCTATTACCTTCTTACATAGGACCACTGCTTAAGCAGGCTCCTTTAATAACGCTTGATATATACGGGTGGGCTGAAAAATCAATGCAGGCTTTATTACAAGGGCAGATTGATTTTGGTATCACCGCGCGGGATTTGCATCCAACATCAGATTTAAGGCTTAATAATCTACCGGAAGGTATTAATCAAAGTACCTTATTTACTGACCAGCAGATCTGTTTAGTCAGAGTGGGGCATCCTATACTTAATACACTAGAGGTCGGAGGGTGGAATATGGAAAGTTACCTGCAAATGTCACATGTGCAGGTACGCTGCGAAGGTAATGACTGGTGGGCCTTAGATTATCATCTGGCAGAATCCGGACGGCATAGGCACATCAGCAGTACCCTGCCGGATTTTTATGGTGCAGCCAGTGTTTGTGCGCACAGTGATCTTATTTTCACCCTACCCTCAAGCTTTGTTGCGCACGCTAAAAAATTATATCCATTAGTGCAGCTACCCTTACCGCTCACCTTTTCTCCCCTTGCCTATGTCCTGCTATGGCATAAACGTAACGACGATGAACCGGGTCATAAATGGATAAGAGAAACAATCTGCGCAAGTATTGCGCAGGCAATGAAAGCATGA
- a CDS encoding ABC transporter permease — protein sequence MNINKTINTDAPVSAAHTSEFRKKFKSIIKKTKAFFDGNPPAIIGGFLITVILLGALFAPLFASHNPEKRVARPHVAPNAEHIMGTTRSGRDVYSQVLYGARKTLSVAFFAGLIAMSIAVAVGVTSGYLGGKIDEWMNFVTNVFLVFPQLPLLIVLAAFLGQVGSMVITILLGLTSWPWGARVIRSQTMALRNKEFILSAEVMGESKIRIILVEILPNLISIVFGGFLGTVIYAMGAEAGLGILGLGDATEVSWGSMLYWAQVSSSLYTGAWWEMIVPAAALALTGGALALLNMSIDQVSNPKLKTGPHMKLWKKLNKEANQRRGLL from the coding sequence ATGAACATCAACAAGACAATCAATACAGATGCGCCTGTTTCTGCTGCTCATACCAGTGAGTTTAGAAAAAAATTTAAATCTATCATAAAAAAAACCAAAGCTTTTTTTGACGGTAATCCTCCCGCTATTATTGGAGGCTTTTTAATCACTGTTATTTTACTTGGTGCTTTATTTGCGCCGCTATTTGCCTCGCATAATCCTGAGAAACGGGTTGCCAGGCCCCATGTTGCGCCTAATGCTGAACATATAATGGGTACCACGCGAAGTGGACGAGATGTTTATAGTCAGGTTCTTTACGGCGCAAGAAAAACCTTAAGTGTTGCATTTTTCGCCGGTCTTATTGCCATGTCAATCGCCGTTGCCGTCGGGGTTACATCCGGTTATTTAGGAGGAAAAATTGATGAATGGATGAATTTTGTTACTAACGTCTTCCTGGTTTTTCCGCAGCTGCCTTTATTGATTGTACTCGCTGCCTTCTTAGGGCAGGTCGGCTCAATGGTTATTACCATTCTGTTGGGGCTAACCTCCTGGCCATGGGGAGCAAGGGTGATTCGATCACAGACGATGGCCCTTCGAAATAAAGAGTTTATTCTTTCAGCTGAAGTCATGGGTGAATCCAAAATTCGTATTATTCTAGTGGAGATTCTGCCTAATTTAATCTCAATCGTATTTGGTGGATTTCTGGGCACTGTTATCTATGCGATGGGCGCTGAAGCCGGTCTGGGTATTCTTGGGTTAGGTGATGCAACGGAAGTAAGCTGGGGATCAATGCTCTATTGGGCACAGGTATCCTCTTCTTTATATACCGGCGCATGGTGGGAGATGATTGTACCTGCAGCTGCACTGGCGTTAACTGGGGGGGCATTGGCACTGCTCAATATGTCAATTGATCAAGTCAGTAACCCGAAACTTAAAACCGGGCCGCATATGAAGTTATGGAAAAAATTAAATAAAGAAGCAAATCAGCGTCGAGGCCTACTATGA
- a CDS encoding multidrug effflux MFS transporter: MRKNILPMLMSMVVLSPLAIDIYLPSMPAMAAEFNVSSSEIQSTLVLFLFAMGVGQILIGPLADRFGRRPIALAGMVLYVASSLLAANVIEFHWLQFARVLQGLAACATSIVVFSAVRDSYTAKQGAYYYSYLNGVICVIPALAPTLGGLLALQFGWRSTFVFMALYALLILFISLLHLPETRPKNTDSDGLLYSWARFKPVLQDAHFIFYALTCMVGMASILTYVSYAPDWLIRHLGVSELTFSALFAVNAVVNISACFVAPLVIKRFGNRATVLIALLTLITSAALQFVAQHLGLDSGISAAFAFMLPMMLLCVGFALLLGPATSMALSAFDERAGTAAAILGCIQMSGAALLAGLIQQTNLTAPYALIVLMGGLSSSLLLVMLMPRFNHWHQEPLLQ; the protein is encoded by the coding sequence ATGCGCAAAAATATATTACCGATGTTGATGTCGATGGTGGTTTTAAGCCCGCTTGCCATCGATATCTATCTGCCTTCAATGCCGGCAATGGCCGCAGAATTTAATGTTTCATCCAGCGAAATACAGTCAACCTTAGTATTGTTTTTATTCGCAATGGGGGTAGGACAAATATTAATTGGTCCACTCGCGGATCGTTTTGGTAGACGCCCTATTGCACTCGCCGGAATGGTACTTTACGTGGCAAGCAGTTTGCTGGCGGCGAATGTTATAGAGTTCCACTGGCTACAATTTGCGCGGGTATTACAGGGGCTTGCGGCATGCGCCACTTCGATAGTGGTCTTTAGTGCGGTACGTGACAGTTATACGGCCAAACAAGGTGCCTATTATTACAGTTATCTCAACGGAGTTATCTGCGTGATTCCGGCATTGGCACCCACCCTGGGCGGATTGCTTGCCTTGCAGTTTGGCTGGCGTTCAACCTTTGTATTTATGGCGCTTTATGCACTGCTTATATTATTTATTTCCCTGTTGCACTTACCGGAGACTCGCCCCAAAAATACTGACAGCGACGGTCTATTATATAGCTGGGCTCGTTTTAAACCTGTCCTGCAGGATGCCCATTTTATCTTTTACGCTTTAACCTGCATGGTCGGTATGGCGTCCATTTTAACCTACGTTTCCTATGCACCTGACTGGTTAATAAGGCATTTAGGGGTTTCCGAATTAACTTTTAGTGCTTTATTTGCTGTGAATGCCGTGGTTAATATCAGCGCATGTTTTGTAGCCCCTCTGGTGATTAAACGTTTTGGTAACCGTGCCACTGTGTTGATTGCTTTGCTGACCCTAATAACCTCAGCCGCCCTGCAGTTTGTTGCACAGCACCTTGGACTTGACAGCGGTATCAGCGCAGCATTTGCATTTATGCTGCCTATGATGCTGTTATGCGTTGGTTTTGCATTATTACTTGGGCCTGCTACCAGTATGGCCTTATCTGCATTTGACGAACGCGCGGGAACAGCAGCGGCGATATTAGGCTGCATTCAGATGAGTGGTGCAGCATTGTTAGCCGGCTTGATTCAGCAAACTAACTTAACTGCCCCCTATGCTTTGATTGTATTAATGGGCGGATTGAGCAGCAGTTTATTACTGGTCATGTTAATGCCGCGTTTTAATCACTGGCATCAGGAGCCCCTCCTACAATAA
- a CDS encoding ABC transporter permease, with product MSFLLRRLGFYFTAFLIAISFNFALPRMMPGDPIDALFAAAQGRMDPAQMDAVRAMYGFMDGTLFEQYISYIKSVFTLDLGPSVLMFPIDVIDVVGMALPWTMFLALGSLIVALILGVTIGTYSSYHRDGLFGQIVPPVLAFVSNFPYVVTALLLFFFFGLQLELLPLAYTYDPSIEKAFTLEFISSVAEHAILPMGSMILVGIATWVFNMRNAMINVLGEDYVTMAEAKGLSGPRVMYRYAGRNAILPVATAIAMAIGFSFAGSIMTEVVFNYQGLGNILLKGIVARDYPLIQAILLILVSAVLTANFIADLLYVWLDPRISN from the coding sequence ATGAGTTTTTTATTACGTCGACTTGGTTTTTATTTTACTGCTTTCTTGATAGCGATCTCCTTTAACTTCGCCCTGCCAAGGATGATGCCAGGTGATCCTATTGATGCCTTATTTGCAGCAGCGCAAGGTCGAATGGATCCTGCTCAGATGGATGCAGTAAGAGCAATGTACGGTTTTATGGACGGAACATTATTCGAACAATATATCTCCTACATTAAAAGTGTGTTTACTCTGGATCTGGGTCCATCGGTATTAATGTTCCCGATTGACGTTATTGATGTTGTTGGAATGGCACTGCCGTGGACAATGTTTTTAGCACTGGGATCATTGATTGTTGCTTTAATTCTAGGGGTCACTATCGGAACATATTCATCATATCATCGTGATGGATTGTTTGGGCAAATTGTGCCGCCCGTTCTCGCCTTTGTCAGTAACTTTCCATACGTGGTAACCGCGCTACTACTATTCTTCTTTTTCGGTTTGCAGCTTGAACTCTTACCCCTTGCTTATACCTATGACCCTTCTATAGAAAAAGCATTTACGCTGGAATTTATTAGCAGCGTTGCCGAGCATGCCATTTTACCGATGGGCTCAATGATTTTAGTCGGTATCGCGACTTGGGTATTTAATATGCGTAATGCGATGATCAATGTACTGGGTGAAGATTACGTCACCATGGCTGAAGCTAAAGGTTTAAGTGGTCCGCGTGTGATGTATCGTTATGCCGGTCGAAATGCAATTTTGCCGGTTGCGACGGCGATTGCGATGGCAATTGGTTTTTCTTTTGCCGGTTCGATTATGACTGAGGTGGTCTTTAACTATCAGGGGTTGGGCAATATTCTCCTGAAGGGCATTGTTGCACGGGATTATCCGCTGATTCAGGCCATTTTACTTATTCTTGTCTCTGCCGTCCTTACCGCAAATTTCATAGCCGATCTGCTTTATGTCTGGCTTGACCCTCGGATTTCTAACTAA
- a CDS encoding alpha/beta fold hydrolase, translating to MNLIYNGPTQGPLFVFAHGAGAPANADFMEKIAVGLALRGIRVARFNFAYMQQRIDNGTRRPPERAEKLVVQFGQLIAKLNQPMVIGGKSMGGRIASLLAAELADDKVKGIVCLGYPFHPVGKPETLRTAHLPSIQQKMLIIQGERDKLGTREEVQSYGLPKEIQWLWLEDGDHDLKPRVKSGFTHQAHLQKALDKMALFIISALDVKTLDNPL from the coding sequence ATGAATCTTATCTATAACGGGCCCACTCAAGGTCCTTTGTTTGTCTTTGCCCATGGTGCGGGCGCGCCGGCTAATGCCGATTTTATGGAAAAAATTGCCGTGGGGCTTGCTTTGCGTGGAATCCGCGTGGCACGTTTTAACTTTGCTTATATGCAGCAGCGCATTGATAATGGCACGCGTCGTCCGCCTGAGCGCGCAGAAAAGTTAGTAGTACAATTTGGTCAGCTGATTGCGAAGCTTAATCAACCTATGGTCATTGGTGGTAAGTCAATGGGTGGACGTATTGCCAGTTTGCTTGCCGCAGAGCTCGCCGATGATAAGGTTAAAGGGATCGTCTGCCTGGGTTACCCATTTCACCCTGTGGGCAAACCTGAAACATTAAGAACGGCACATTTGCCTTCCATTCAGCAGAAGATGCTTATTATTCAGGGTGAACGCGACAAACTTGGAACCCGCGAAGAAGTACAGTCCTATGGATTGCCAAAGGAGATCCAATGGCTATGGCTGGAAGATGGAGATCACGATCTTAAACCCAGGGTTAAAAGTGGATTTACCCATCAAGCCCACCTGCAAAAAGCACTTGATAAAATGGCGTTATTTATTATCAGTGCACTAGATGTAAAGACACTAGATAATCCCTTATAA
- a CDS encoding ABC transporter substrate-binding protein, producing the protein MHNKKILASIICGLLISSNSVASEDFKQGGTLTVPIIGTGFVDNYNPYTTKDLLHGVMFEPLLVFNNMTGKTEYRLAKSAEYSDDLKTITVKLRDNLKWSDGSALTATDVAFSFTMTKDTPAFDQKGIWTAGNLASVTATNATTIVFALNEADSTFIWNLERYHIVPEQVWSKAENLTTFTNPDPIGSGPMTEVTYLKAQQMEICRNPEYYLANRPYLDCITFRSYNDNSQIQPALMKGEIDWGSNFIADVENTFVAENPKNHHFWYPANDAIHLYVNTKVKPFDDLNVRKALSMALDRDEIVDIAAYGYPTANFNVGGIGELYDSYIDKEVTAKYKDITEFNPEKAKQLLDAAGYTDLNDDGFRDMPDGTPIEFDIEVVNGWTDWIQVVQMVTEYYEEVGIKANVKTVDWAVYDSSLKDGKYKMAINWSLVATNPILAYQEYFDTARIGKTWHAGHGVHSAKIDTLINSFGSTNDPKKQQAILNQLQEFSAANLAFIPLFSNPTWFQYNSSKIVGWPSKENPYVQPVWYDGGKRNLIINNLHLK; encoded by the coding sequence ATGCATAACAAAAAGATTTTAGCTTCTATCATATGCGGCTTATTAATATCTTCAAACAGCGTCGCCTCAGAAGATTTTAAACAGGGTGGTACATTGACTGTGCCAATTATTGGTACCGGTTTTGTTGATAACTACAATCCCTATACAACCAAAGACTTATTGCACGGTGTGATGTTTGAACCTTTACTGGTTTTTAATAATATGACTGGTAAAACTGAATACCGTTTAGCAAAATCTGCTGAATATTCCGATGATCTTAAAACTATCACAGTTAAGTTACGTGATAATTTAAAGTGGTCTGACGGCTCGGCATTAACAGCAACAGATGTCGCCTTTAGCTTTACCATGACTAAGGATACACCGGCCTTTGATCAGAAAGGGATTTGGACTGCAGGTAACCTGGCCAGTGTCACCGCGACGAATGCAACAACCATTGTTTTTGCCTTAAATGAAGCTGATTCTACTTTTATCTGGAATCTGGAAAGATACCATATCGTGCCTGAGCAGGTTTGGAGTAAAGCAGAAAATTTAACCACTTTTACTAACCCAGATCCTATTGGCAGCGGTCCAATGACAGAGGTTACCTATCTTAAAGCGCAGCAGATGGAAATTTGCCGTAACCCTGAATATTACCTTGCAAACCGTCCGTATCTGGATTGTATTACTTTCCGTTCTTACAATGATAACTCACAAATTCAGCCTGCCTTAATGAAAGGTGAGATTGACTGGGGTTCTAACTTTATTGCCGATGTCGAAAATACCTTTGTCGCAGAGAATCCTAAAAATCATCATTTTTGGTACCCGGCTAATGATGCAATCCATCTTTATGTCAACACCAAAGTAAAACCTTTTGATGATCTGAACGTCCGTAAAGCTTTATCAATGGCACTGGATCGTGACGAAATTGTTGATATCGCGGCATATGGTTATCCAACGGCTAACTTTAATGTGGGTGGTATTGGTGAACTGTACGATTCTTATATTGATAAGGAAGTAACAGCTAAATACAAAGACATTACTGAATTTAATCCTGAAAAAGCAAAGCAGTTGCTTGATGCTGCCGGTTACACCGATCTTAACGACGACGGATTCCGCGACATGCCGGATGGCACGCCAATTGAATTTGATATCGAAGTGGTAAATGGCTGGACGGATTGGATTCAAGTCGTCCAGATGGTCACTGAGTACTACGAAGAAGTGGGTATTAAAGCGAATGTTAAAACCGTCGATTGGGCAGTTTATGACTCATCACTGAAAGACGGTAAATACAAAATGGCCATTAACTGGTCTTTAGTGGCAACCAATCCGATTCTGGCTTATCAGGAATACTTTGATACTGCACGTATCGGTAAAACCTGGCATGCAGGTCACGGTGTCCATTCGGCAAAAATTGATACTCTGATCAATAGCTTTGGTTCAACCAATGATCCTAAAAAGCAGCAGGCAATACTTAATCAGTTGCAGGAATTCTCTGCGGCAAACTTAGCCTTTATTCCTTTGTTTTCAAACCCTACCTGGTTCCAATACAACAGCTCAAAAATTGTTGGATGGCCAAGCAAAGAAAATCCATATGTTCAGCCTGTTTGGTATGACGGTGGTAAACGTAACTTAATTATCAATAATCTTCACCTTAAGTAA
- a CDS encoding ABC transporter ATP-binding protein has product MMDTLKSPEVILSVKNMVKDFPTGQSNSKKKMMRAVNEVSFDLCKGEALAIVGESGSGKSTGARILSRIYDKTAGEIMFKGQPLDEYVKEHGSLDYARQVQMIFQDPFGSLNPVHSIFHHIARPLLIHKRANKENLEKVVYGLLELVGLQPAVETAEKYPHELSGGQRQRVAIARALAVDPEVILADEPISMLDVSVRLGILNLMSDLKDKHGISFMYITHDIATARYFAEKTAVMYVGHMVEWGSSDNVTQTPQHPYTQLLLSAVPEAGKSGRRELDAKKGEIPLWKPDSKGCPFAMRCPRVLDKCSDSFPAITQIADDHFIRCFNI; this is encoded by the coding sequence ATGATGGATACCTTAAAAAGTCCAGAAGTAATACTTTCAGTTAAAAACATGGTCAAAGATTTTCCCACGGGTCAATCCAATAGCAAAAAAAAGATGATGCGCGCCGTTAATGAAGTTTCATTTGATTTATGTAAAGGCGAAGCGCTGGCTATTGTTGGTGAATCAGGATCGGGTAAGAGCACCGGCGCACGCATTTTATCGCGAATTTACGATAAGACAGCAGGCGAGATCATGTTCAAAGGTCAGCCGCTAGATGAGTATGTTAAAGAGCATGGTAGCCTGGATTATGCGCGCCAGGTGCAGATGATTTTCCAGGACCCTTTTGGATCGCTGAATCCTGTGCATTCTATTTTCCACCATATTGCACGCCCGCTGCTTATTCATAAGCGGGCAAATAAGGAAAATCTTGAGAAAGTGGTATATGGGCTTCTTGAATTAGTCGGTTTACAACCTGCGGTTGAGACAGCAGAAAAATACCCGCATGAGTTAAGCGGTGGGCAAAGGCAACGTGTTGCTATTGCCCGCGCGTTAGCAGTGGACCCTGAAGTTATTTTAGCTGATGAACCTATTTCAATGCTGGATGTCTCGGTACGTTTGGGTATTTTAAATTTAATGAGCGATCTTAAAGATAAACACGGTATCTCATTTATGTACATTACCCATGATATCGCCACCGCGAGATATTTTGCAGAAAAAACAGCGGTTATGTATGTCGGTCATATGGTGGAGTGGGGCAGTAGCGATAACGTGACGCAAACCCCTCAGCATCCGTACACACAATTACTGCTATCTGCGGTTCCCGAAGCGGGTAAAAGTGGTCGTCGTGAGTTAGATGCCAAAAAAGGCGAAATTCCATTATGGAAACCGGACTCTAAAGGTTGTCCATTTGCCATGCGCTGTCCGCGTGTTTTAGATAAATGCAGCGACAGTTTTCCCGCGATCACGCAAATAGCAGATGATCATTTCATCCGATGTTTTAATATCTAA
- a CDS encoding ABC transporter ATP-binding protein, with translation MKEALLEINNLCVDYVSPNGIARAVNNVSLSIAPGETVGIAGESGCGKSTLAFAITRLHKAPGLIPHGEILYQGRDVLKMSPKELRDFRWNDVSIVFQSAMNSLNPVITIGEQLTDVLLAHKKISIKDATAKAAELLSIVGMHGDRLKSFPHQLSGGMRQRVVIAIALALEPKLIIMDEPTTALDVVVEREILNELYDLKERFGFSILFISHDLSLMGEIADRIGVMYAGNLIELGDSKTVFNNPSHPYTKGLISSFPTIHGPKERLYGIPGDPVNLLSLPTGCNFQTRCPDCMDICKTDEPPLIELSAGYQAACHKL, from the coding sequence ATGAAAGAAGCACTTTTAGAAATAAATAATCTGTGTGTTGATTATGTTTCTCCAAACGGCATAGCAAGAGCGGTTAATAATGTCAGCCTCAGTATTGCACCGGGTGAAACCGTCGGTATTGCAGGAGAATCCGGTTGTGGTAAAAGCACGCTGGCCTTTGCCATTACACGTCTGCATAAAGCGCCGGGGTTAATTCCTCATGGTGAAATTCTTTATCAGGGACGTGATGTACTCAAAATGTCCCCAAAAGAGTTACGTGATTTTCGCTGGAATGATGTTTCCATTGTGTTTCAAAGTGCGATGAATTCATTAAATCCTGTGATTACTATTGGTGAGCAGCTTACGGATGTGCTGCTTGCGCATAAAAAAATTAGCATTAAAGACGCAACAGCAAAAGCGGCTGAACTGCTTTCTATTGTCGGTATGCACGGCGATCGTCTAAAAAGCTTTCCGCATCAGCTGAGTGGAGGCATGAGACAGCGTGTGGTTATTGCTATTGCTCTGGCACTTGAACCTAAACTTATCATTATGGATGAACCGACAACCGCATTGGATGTGGTTGTGGAACGCGAAATTTTGAATGAACTTTATGATCTGAAAGAGCGTTTCGGTTTTTCAATTTTATTTATCAGCCATGATTTAAGTTTAATGGGTGAAATCGCGGATCGGATCGGCGTGATGTATGCCGGCAATCTGATTGAGCTCGGGGATTCTAAAACCGTATTTAATAACCCGTCCCATCCTTATACAAAAGGCCTTATCTCTTCATTCCCGACTATTCACGGACCGAAAGAACGCCTTTACGGGATTCCGGGTGATCCGGTTAATTTGTTAAGCCTACCAACCGGCTGTAATTTTCAAACACGTTGCCCTGACTGTATGGATATCTGTAAAACAGATGAACCTCCGTTGATTGAATTAAGTGCCGGTTACCAAGCTGCTTGCCACAAATTATAA